Proteins encoded in a region of the Anopheles aquasalis chromosome 2, idAnoAquaMG_Q_19, whole genome shotgun sequence genome:
- the LOC126571829 gene encoding myosin regulatory light chain sqh: MSSRKTAGRRGTTKKRAQRATSNVFAMFDKAQIAEFKEAFNMIDQNRDGFIEKDDLHDMLASLGKNPTEDFLEGMMNEAPGPINFTMFLTLFGERLQGTDPEDVIKNAFGCFDEENSGVMHEDRLRELLTTMGDRFTDEDVDEMFREAPIKNGLFDYIEFTRILKHGAKDMDEQ; encoded by the coding sequence ATGTCGTCGCGCAAAACTGCCGGACGTCGCGGAACGACGAAGAAGCGGGCACAGCGGGCCACCTCGAATGTGTTTGCCATGTTCGACAAGGCGCAGATTGCGGAGTTCAAGGAGGCGTTCAACATGATCGACCAGAACCGCGATGGCTTCATCGAGAAGGACGATCTGCACGATATGCTCGCGTCGCTCGGCAAGAACCCGACCGAGGACTTCCTGGAGGGCATGATGAACGAGGCGCCGGGACCGATCAACTTTACCATGTTTCTCACGCTGTTCGGCGAGCGGCTGCAGGGCACCGATCCGGAGGATGTGATCAAGAATGCgttcggttgcttcgatgagGAGAACAGCGGTGTGATGCACGAGGATCGGCTCCGCGAGCTGCTCACCACGATGGGCGACCGGTTCACCGACGAGGACGTGGACGAGATGTTCCGGGAGGCACCGATCAAGAATGGGCTGTTCGATTACATCGAGTTCACCAGAATCCTGAAGCACGGCGCCAAGGACATGGATGAGCagtga